From Nitrospirota bacterium, a single genomic window includes:
- the mutT gene encoding 8-oxo-dGTP diphosphatase MutT — MKVIEVAAGLVHREGRYLIARRGPGVHLAGFWEFPGGKREPDETLEACLRRELFEELGIQIDMPIPFQVIRHEYQEKIVELHFFLCRIEAGQATAIDCAEIRWVWPHELGDFEFPPADRPIIEALRRENLGQPL; from the coding sequence ATGAAGGTCATTGAAGTCGCTGCCGGTCTTGTCCATCGTGAGGGCCGTTACTTGATCGCTCGACGAGGCCCCGGCGTGCATTTGGCAGGTTTCTGGGAGTTTCCCGGCGGGAAGCGCGAGCCGGACGAAACCCTGGAAGCATGTCTCCGGCGGGAGTTATTCGAGGAGCTGGGAATTCAAATCGACATGCCGATACCATTTCAAGTTATTCGACATGAGTATCAGGAGAAAATTGTGGAGTTGCATTTCTTCCTTTGTCGGATTGAAGCCGGACAGGCAACCGCAATCGACTGCGCGGAAATTCGATGGGTCTGGCCGCACGAGTTGGGGGATTTTGAATTTCCACCAGCCGACCGCCCTATTATTGAGGCTTTGAGGCGAGAAAATTTGGGACAACCTCTATGA
- a CDS encoding ribonuclease H-like domain-containing protein codes for MKVVLDIETIQAPRDEWARLVGKVPSGDEPEQSGERHDLFTVGAAEAQRQAEDEQYAKSAFDGTFSRIVCIGLLEFSDQLEPRGAVAWYGGDERELLRQFWVRLAQNRPSLFITHNGLGFDLPFIKKRSMVHQVKPSQDINLAKFRSEPVYDTMAIWSNWDTRGWVKLDVLARALNVETKSGSGSQVAEMWGAGRGLELARYCLQDTYVTYACYCRMNFRQPLSSEVVLLQPELLNVG; via the coding sequence ATGAAGGTCGTGCTTGATATCGAGACTATTCAAGCGCCTCGTGATGAGTGGGCGCGATTGGTGGGGAAAGTTCCGTCAGGCGACGAGCCAGAACAGTCAGGCGAACGTCACGATTTGTTTACGGTGGGAGCAGCCGAAGCTCAACGGCAGGCTGAGGATGAACAATATGCCAAGTCGGCCTTCGATGGCACGTTCAGTCGGATCGTCTGTATCGGCCTGTTGGAATTTTCTGACCAGCTCGAGCCGCGTGGGGCAGTGGCCTGGTATGGAGGGGACGAGCGAGAGTTATTGCGGCAGTTCTGGGTACGTTTAGCTCAGAACCGTCCATCGCTCTTCATCACCCATAATGGTCTGGGCTTCGATTTGCCGTTCATCAAGAAGCGGTCGATGGTCCATCAGGTCAAGCCGAGTCAGGACATCAATCTTGCCAAGTTTCGTTCTGAACCGGTCTACGACACGATGGCCATTTGGAGCAATTGGGATACGCGCGGGTGGGTGAAACTCGACGTGCTGGCGCGGGCGTTGAACGTGGAAACGAAATCGGGCAGCGGGTCTCAGGTGGCTGAAATGTGGGGGGCAGGACGGGGGCTTGAGTTGGCTCGGTACTGCTTACAGGATACGTATGTGACCTATGCCTGTTATTGCCGGATGAATTTTCGTCAGCCCCTATCGAGTGAAGTGGTGTTGTTGCAGCCGGAATTATTGAATGTCGGCTGA
- the miaB gene encoding tRNA (N6-isopentenyl adenosine(37)-C2)-methylthiotransferase MiaB encodes MNAKPTTAHVHLETFGCQMNEYDSELVRSLMKQDGFVFTDERERADVILMNTCAIRENAHNKVYKHLSELKKLKRQRPLVVGVLGCMAQNLKEELTDVQPLVDVLVGPDAYRQLPNLIRDAMLAQEEGLDKKGLAVDLSEYETYHDIVPDRNDGVNAWIAVMRGCDNFCSFCVVPYTRGRERSRDPEGIVEEARRIADQGFKQITLLGQNVNSYRSGDWDFARLITAVADVPGIKRVRFTSPHPKDFPVSLLEAVVSHPNICKQIHLPLQSGSDRMLDLMNRTYTTKEYRALVDRIRNLRSDIVLSTDIICGFCGESDEDFAETYRLVEESRFHSAFIFKYSERKNTIAERKFSDDVAEPVKTERVTRLFDLQRNISHERNREYINTTVPVLVEGDAKRSSTQGMGKTDGNITVVWDKRAIASQPGDMISLTIYDASSTTLYAECPPAH; translated from the coding sequence ATGAACGCCAAACCTACTACGGCTCACGTGCATCTCGAGACCTTCGGCTGCCAGATGAACGAGTACGACTCGGAACTCGTTCGCTCGTTGATGAAGCAGGATGGGTTTGTATTCACCGACGAGCGGGAGCGCGCAGATGTGATTCTAATGAATACCTGCGCAATTCGCGAAAATGCCCACAACAAAGTCTATAAACACCTATCGGAACTCAAAAAACTCAAGCGCCAACGCCCCTTAGTCGTAGGCGTCCTTGGTTGTATGGCGCAAAACCTGAAAGAAGAGCTTACAGACGTTCAGCCACTGGTCGATGTGCTCGTCGGCCCGGATGCCTACCGCCAGCTGCCGAATTTGATCCGCGACGCGATGCTCGCCCAAGAGGAAGGGCTGGATAAGAAAGGCCTCGCGGTCGACCTGTCGGAATATGAAACGTACCACGACATCGTTCCCGACCGAAACGACGGGGTAAATGCCTGGATCGCCGTCATGCGAGGCTGCGATAACTTCTGCAGTTTCTGTGTGGTCCCCTACACCAGGGGGCGAGAACGCTCCCGCGATCCAGAAGGAATCGTCGAGGAAGCTCGCCGGATTGCGGACCAAGGATTCAAGCAGATCACACTCCTGGGACAAAACGTCAACTCCTACCGATCAGGCGACTGGGACTTTGCGCGATTGATCACTGCCGTCGCTGATGTGCCAGGTATCAAACGTGTGCGATTCACCTCCCCGCACCCCAAGGACTTTCCGGTTTCATTGCTGGAAGCCGTCGTGTCCCACCCGAACATTTGCAAACAGATTCATTTGCCGCTCCAATCGGGCAGCGACCGCATGCTCGACCTCATGAATCGCACCTATACCACTAAAGAGTATCGAGCCTTGGTCGACCGCATCCGCAACTTGCGATCGGACATCGTCCTCAGCACCGACATCATTTGCGGCTTCTGTGGTGAAAGCGATGAGGATTTCGCTGAAACCTACCGGCTCGTAGAGGAGTCTCGGTTTCACTCAGCATTTATCTTCAAATACTCCGAGCGAAAGAACACAATCGCGGAGCGCAAGTTTTCCGACGATGTGGCTGAGCCTGTAAAGACCGAGCGGGTCACCAGGCTCTTCGATCTCCAACGAAACATCTCCCACGAACGCAATCGGGAATATATCAACACCACGGTCCCCGTCCTGGTCGAAGGTGATGCCAAGCGGTCTTCCACCCAGGGCATGGGAAAAACCGATGGCAACATCACTGTCGTGTGGGACAAACGTGCAATAGCCTCTCAACCGGGAGACATGATTTCCCTCACAATCTACGACGCCTCTTCCACAACGTTGTATGCGGAATGTCCCCCGGCCCATTGA
- the mtaB gene encoding tRNA (N(6)-L-threonylcarbamoyladenosine(37)-C(2))-methylthiotransferase MtaB, which translates to MMIRASLHTLGCRLNQAETAVLTARLRRDGYRIVEFGELTDLLIVNTCSVTEDAERTCRYVIRKTLKHSPEAFVAVTGCYAQTGAHELRTIPGIDLIVGNQFKWDLPSFLPAPHALKKQPHPQVLHTRTIDREDFTLPEYGDPDSTRALLKIQDGCNVMCSFCLIPFARGHERSRLQDDVIQEAEILVAGGYRELVLTGVNIGQYRQDSLDLVGLIARLEEVEALERIRISSIEPTTITDALIDRMARSSKLCPYLHIPLQSGDDAILSSMNRPYNVKEFTLLVRRAMEMIPHLGLGTDIMVGFPGETEEAFEHTLDIAHELPFSYFHVFIYSQRPGTAAAKLPNQVPTAVARGRAKILAELSRSKRLAFAERYIGSTLSVLFESGNQDGFSSGTTANFLKVGVLSNVDLANQLIEVRITGTSDRWALGTLTAERQPLRAVPML; encoded by the coding sequence ATGATGATACGAGCCTCTCTCCATACCCTCGGCTGCCGACTGAACCAGGCAGAAACCGCCGTTCTCACAGCTCGCTTGCGGCGGGATGGGTACCGCATCGTCGAGTTTGGCGAGTTGACAGACCTGCTCATCGTAAACACTTGTTCTGTGACAGAGGACGCAGAACGCACCTGCCGGTATGTCATCCGCAAAACGTTGAAACATTCCCCCGAGGCCTTTGTAGCCGTGACCGGCTGTTACGCCCAGACCGGTGCTCACGAGCTGCGCACGATTCCCGGAATCGACCTCATCGTCGGAAATCAATTCAAATGGGACTTGCCCTCATTTCTTCCAGCCCCCCATGCGCTGAAAAAGCAGCCCCACCCGCAAGTGCTCCATACGCGTACCATCGACCGAGAGGATTTCACCCTACCGGAGTACGGTGATCCTGACTCTACCAGAGCGTTGCTCAAGATCCAGGATGGGTGCAACGTAATGTGCAGCTTCTGTCTGATTCCCTTTGCCCGTGGGCATGAACGGAGCCGTCTCCAAGATGACGTGATCCAGGAGGCTGAGATCCTTGTGGCAGGAGGCTACCGGGAACTTGTCCTGACCGGCGTCAATATCGGGCAATATCGTCAGGACTCACTCGATCTGGTTGGGTTGATCGCGCGACTGGAGGAGGTCGAAGCACTCGAGCGAATCAGAATTTCCTCCATTGAGCCGACCACGATCACAGATGCGCTCATCGATCGAATGGCTCGCTCATCGAAGCTCTGTCCCTATCTTCATATTCCTCTGCAAAGCGGAGACGATGCCATTTTGTCGTCCATGAATCGTCCGTACAATGTGAAAGAATTCACCCTTCTGGTCCGGCGGGCTATGGAGATGATTCCCCATCTCGGGCTGGGCACTGACATTATGGTCGGATTTCCGGGAGAAACCGAGGAGGCCTTCGAACATACTTTGGACATTGCGCATGAGCTCCCCTTCTCCTATTTCCATGTCTTCATCTATTCTCAACGGCCCGGCACCGCTGCCGCGAAGTTGCCCAACCAGGTGCCGACCGCAGTTGCTCGGGGCCGGGCAAAAATACTCGCGGAACTGTCCCGTTCGAAACGGCTGGCCTTTGCAGAACGGTATATTGGGTCCACCCTTTCCGTCCTCTTCGAATCGGGAAACCAGGACGGCTTCAGCTCGGGGACTACCGCAAACTTCTTGAAAGTGGGCGTCCTATCAAATGTCGACCTCGCCAACCAGCTAATAGAGGTGCGGATTACCGGAACGTCGGATCGTTGGGCATTGGGTACTCTGACCGCGGAGCGTCAACCCCTGCGAGCTGTGCCGATGCTATGA
- a CDS encoding MFS transporter gives MKSASFIQTLANRRIAIMLPLGFASGLPLALTSGTLQAWLTVVGLDLKTIGIFTLVGLPYTVKFLWAPLMDRLVPPWLGRRRGWMLVTQVGVALGLVAMALTGPGQRPEILGALALTVAFLSASLDIVFDAYRTDVLVPPERGFGAAVWVNGYRCALLVASAGSLLLADHIGWPNTYLLLAALMAAGVVTILLSPEPSEQSAAPASLAEAVGGPLKEFFTRPGVVGLLALIILYKVGDAVAASLQTAFLIGGMGFSVSEVGYVKGLGLGATLIGALAGGVAMAKMGMVRSLLLFGLLQAVSNLGFMWLAWMGKSYWALMTSILVENVTGGMGTAAFIALIMSLCDHRYTATQFALLSSLEALGRVFSGRPSAELVEMVGWAQFFFWSFLLALPGVWLVWAFRSRLQEESGPAERARAGSADL, from the coding sequence ATGAAATCCGCATCGTTCATTCAGACCCTCGCAAACCGGCGCATCGCGATCATGTTGCCTTTGGGTTTTGCCTCTGGGCTGCCCTTGGCCCTTACGTCTGGAACGCTCCAGGCCTGGCTCACGGTTGTCGGGCTCGACCTGAAGACCATCGGGATCTTTACGCTCGTCGGTCTTCCCTACACAGTGAAATTTTTGTGGGCTCCGTTGATGGATCGCCTGGTCCCTCCCTGGCTGGGGCGCCGGCGCGGATGGATGCTGGTGACGCAGGTCGGAGTGGCACTCGGTCTGGTTGCCATGGCTCTGACTGGGCCAGGGCAGCGTCCGGAGATACTGGGAGCCCTGGCTCTCACTGTGGCATTCCTCTCTGCCTCCCTCGATATCGTCTTTGATGCCTATCGGACCGATGTGCTCGTACCTCCTGAGCGTGGATTCGGCGCCGCTGTCTGGGTGAATGGTTATCGTTGCGCGCTGTTGGTCGCAAGTGCCGGCTCGCTCCTGTTGGCCGATCATATCGGGTGGCCAAACACCTACTTATTGCTTGCCGCACTCATGGCGGCAGGGGTTGTCACAATCTTGTTGAGTCCGGAGCCGTCGGAGCAAAGTGCTGCGCCTGCAAGCTTGGCCGAAGCGGTTGGTGGGCCGTTGAAAGAATTCTTTACTCGCCCAGGTGTGGTCGGGCTCCTCGCTCTCATTATCCTCTATAAGGTTGGAGATGCTGTTGCAGCCTCGCTTCAAACAGCATTTCTCATTGGAGGGATGGGTTTCTCCGTCAGCGAGGTCGGGTATGTGAAGGGCCTTGGGCTTGGAGCCACACTCATCGGGGCATTGGCCGGGGGTGTCGCAATGGCCAAGATGGGGATGGTCCGGTCGCTTTTGCTCTTCGGCCTTTTACAAGCGGTCTCGAACTTGGGATTCATGTGGCTTGCCTGGATGGGCAAGAGCTACTGGGCGCTCATGACCTCAATTCTCGTCGAGAATGTGACCGGTGGCATGGGTACAGCGGCATTTATCGCATTGATTATGTCACTGTGCGACCATCGGTATACGGCGACCCAGTTTGCGTTACTCTCTTCCCTGGAAGCGCTTGGGCGAGTGTTCTCAGGCCGCCCGTCGGCGGAGTTGGTTGAGATGGTCGGCTGGGCGCAATTCTTCTTTTGGTCCTTTCTGCTTGCACTGCCGGGCGTCTGGCTGGTGTGGGCGTTCCGATCGCGGTTGCAGGAGGAATCCGGTCCTGCTGAGCGGGCCAGGGCCGGCTCAGCCGATCTATGA
- a CDS encoding DUF4359 domain-containing protein yields the protein MSLLRLSLVAATLAVCVMLALTNPTTDQYLGFVQTKLAEAIDRMDRSTSEREGAVIRDIFRRHSKELLEGVVRPHTLRQNWGILSRFETTALGTRLVVIGIGNQFIPVEGVDEAILTLGRRVF from the coding sequence ATGAGCCTCCTGCGTTTGAGCCTGGTTGCGGCGACATTGGCTGTATGTGTCATGCTGGCACTGACGAACCCCACCACTGATCAATACCTGGGTTTCGTACAAACCAAACTTGCCGAAGCCATAGATCGAATGGACCGGTCCACGTCCGAGCGGGAAGGAGCGGTGATCAGAGATATCTTTCGCAGGCATAGTAAGGAGCTACTCGAGGGCGTGGTGCGTCCTCATACCTTGCGTCAAAATTGGGGAATTCTCAGCCGGTTTGAGACAACGGCACTGGGGACTCGGCTTGTCGTCATCGGCATCGGTAACCAGTTCATCCCGGTCGAAGGAGTAGATGAGGCCATTCTGACCCTCGGTCGCCGAGTATTTTAA
- a CDS encoding vitamin B12-dependent ribonucleotide reductase, which translates to MRIERRFTRRGQSPYEGLPFVKRSSEIRNPDGSTVFKLENIDIPEPWSQLAIDILAQKYFRKAGVPKQDEHGAPIVGPDGKPQLGGEHDSRQVFERLSGCWTGWGKNFGYFKTPEDAEAFHDELCYMLAHQMAAPNSPQWFNTGLHYAYGLSGPAQGHYFVDPKTREVVKATNAFEHPQPHACFIQSIDDDLVGEGGIMDLWVREARLFKYGSGTGTNFSKLRGEGEPLSGGGRSSGLMSFLRIGDRAAGAIKSGGTTRRAAKMVCLDLDHPDIEEFINWKVVEEQKVAAMVTGSKICAQRLNAVLKACHVVDDAGQSKVETDAKQNPILKEALAAARWDGVPESYIQRMYSYAQQGFTHFVFHEYDTNWDGKAYQTVSGQNSNNSVRVPNEFFAALEADGDWQLKRRVDGKVSKTIKARDLWDQIAWAAWICADPGTQYDTTINEWHTCPEDGRINASNPCSEYMFLDDTACNLASLNLAQFFSTDAQFELENFRHAVRLWTIVLEISVLMASFPSRPIAEKSFQFRTLGLGYANLGTVLMRQGIPYDSPKALAICGALTALMTGEAYGTSAEMAAELWPFPGYAKNREAMLRVIRNHRRASYNAAPEEYEDLTITPIGIQPQHCPPELLVAARRAWDRALELGTAYGYRNAQVTVIAPTGTIGLVMDCDTTGIEPDFALVKFKKLAGGGYFKIINQSIPAALRALGYTETQIQDIVDYCVGRQTLQTAPFINHETLRQKGFDDAALARMEGGLSQAFEIQFVFNKYALGEDFCREKLGLTDAQLIESNFNMLKTLGFTQEEIAAANDYCCGTMTVEGAPHLKTEHLPVFDCANRCGRIGQRYIAVDAHIRMMAAAQPFISGAISKTINMPADATLEDVKSAYLFAWKSMVKAVALYRDGSKLSQPLSASTDSGKAIEASSEILSIAEKTTERVLVRYLAKRRPLPARRNGYTQKAVVGGHKLYLRTGEYEDGTCGEIFLDMHKEGAAFRSLMNCFAIAISLGLQHGVPLEEFVEAFVFTRFEPNGPVKLNDRIKMSTSIIDYIFRELAVTYLDRYDLAQVQEDDLRMDSVKMDEQDPECVDEEATPETLASTSISTEVFPSRRGAIPRHKSNGNGQGEMMQTVKLKRETLTLTAIQMARQKGYEGDPCSECKQFTMVRNGTCLKCETCGATSGCS; encoded by the coding sequence GTGAGAATAGAACGCCGATTTACACGTCGTGGGCAAAGTCCCTATGAGGGCCTGCCGTTTGTGAAACGTTCGTCGGAAATCCGAAATCCTGACGGATCGACCGTGTTCAAGCTGGAAAACATCGACATTCCAGAGCCCTGGTCCCAACTCGCCATCGATATTCTCGCCCAGAAGTATTTCCGAAAAGCTGGAGTGCCGAAGCAAGATGAGCATGGGGCTCCGATCGTGGGCCCGGACGGCAAGCCGCAGCTGGGCGGAGAGCATGATTCGCGGCAAGTGTTTGAACGGCTCTCCGGTTGCTGGACCGGTTGGGGGAAGAACTTCGGCTACTTCAAGACTCCGGAAGATGCCGAGGCCTTTCATGATGAGCTTTGTTACATGCTTGCGCATCAAATGGCCGCGCCGAATTCTCCCCAGTGGTTTAATACGGGGCTCCATTATGCCTATGGACTCTCTGGACCTGCACAAGGGCATTATTTCGTTGATCCCAAGACTCGAGAAGTGGTCAAAGCCACCAATGCGTTTGAGCATCCGCAGCCGCATGCCTGTTTCATTCAATCTATCGATGACGACCTGGTCGGCGAAGGCGGCATCATGGATCTCTGGGTGCGAGAAGCGCGCCTGTTCAAATATGGATCGGGGACCGGGACCAACTTCTCCAAGCTTCGCGGCGAAGGTGAACCGTTGTCAGGCGGGGGCCGGTCGTCCGGATTGATGTCTTTCCTTCGCATCGGCGATCGAGCGGCCGGCGCCATTAAATCGGGGGGGACGACCAGACGGGCTGCCAAAATGGTCTGTCTCGATTTGGACCATCCCGACATCGAGGAGTTTATCAATTGGAAGGTGGTGGAAGAGCAAAAAGTCGCCGCCATGGTAACCGGTTCAAAGATCTGTGCCCAACGGCTCAACGCGGTCCTCAAGGCTTGCCACGTCGTCGACGACGCCGGTCAGAGCAAAGTCGAGACCGACGCCAAGCAGAATCCAATCCTCAAAGAGGCCTTGGCTGCTGCTCGGTGGGATGGGGTTCCGGAGTCCTACATCCAGCGGATGTATTCCTATGCGCAGCAAGGGTTCACACATTTTGTGTTTCATGAATACGACACGAATTGGGACGGCAAGGCCTATCAAACTGTGTCCGGCCAAAACTCAAACAACAGTGTGCGCGTTCCCAACGAGTTTTTCGCTGCGTTGGAGGCGGACGGAGATTGGCAGCTCAAGCGACGGGTCGACGGCAAGGTTTCCAAGACCATCAAGGCGCGGGACCTCTGGGATCAGATTGCTTGGGCTGCCTGGATTTGCGCGGATCCCGGTACGCAATACGACACGACCATCAACGAATGGCATACGTGCCCGGAGGATGGCCGCATCAATGCGTCCAATCCATGCTCCGAATATATGTTCCTCGACGATACGGCATGTAATTTGGCTTCGCTCAACCTCGCGCAGTTCTTTTCCACTGACGCTCAATTTGAGCTGGAAAATTTCCGCCATGCCGTGCGTCTCTGGACGATCGTGCTGGAGATCAGCGTCTTGATGGCGTCATTTCCCAGCCGCCCCATCGCCGAGAAGAGTTTTCAGTTCCGAACGCTGGGACTGGGCTATGCCAATCTAGGTACGGTGTTGATGCGGCAAGGCATTCCGTACGATTCTCCTAAAGCGCTGGCGATCTGCGGCGCATTGACTGCTCTTATGACAGGAGAGGCCTACGGCACGTCGGCTGAAATGGCCGCAGAGCTATGGCCGTTTCCGGGCTATGCCAAGAATCGCGAGGCCATGTTGCGCGTCATTCGCAATCACCGGCGAGCCTCGTACAATGCCGCTCCGGAAGAATATGAAGACTTGACCATTACACCCATCGGGATACAGCCGCAGCATTGCCCTCCCGAACTGCTCGTGGCGGCACGTCGTGCGTGGGACCGTGCCCTCGAATTGGGAACGGCCTACGGGTATCGCAATGCGCAGGTCACAGTGATCGCCCCTACCGGCACGATCGGACTAGTGATGGATTGTGACACGACCGGTATCGAACCGGATTTTGCCCTGGTCAAATTCAAAAAACTGGCTGGCGGAGGTTATTTTAAGATCATCAATCAAAGCATCCCCGCCGCGCTCAGAGCCTTGGGGTATACCGAGACTCAGATTCAGGACATCGTGGACTATTGTGTCGGCCGGCAAACGTTGCAGACCGCGCCATTCATTAACCATGAGACCCTAAGGCAGAAGGGTTTCGATGACGCTGCGCTCGCGCGGATGGAAGGTGGTTTGTCCCAGGCGTTTGAGATTCAATTTGTATTTAACAAGTATGCGTTGGGTGAGGATTTCTGCAGGGAGAAACTGGGGCTGACTGATGCGCAATTGATTGAGTCCAACTTCAATATGTTGAAGACCTTGGGATTCACACAAGAGGAAATTGCCGCTGCCAATGACTATTGTTGCGGGACCATGACGGTGGAAGGGGCCCCGCATCTCAAGACCGAGCACCTTCCGGTTTTCGATTGTGCGAATCGTTGTGGCCGGATCGGCCAGCGGTATATCGCTGTCGATGCGCACATCCGTATGATGGCGGCGGCACAACCATTCATCAGCGGCGCCATCAGCAAAACGATCAACATGCCGGCCGATGCGACGCTGGAAGATGTGAAGTCGGCCTATTTGTTTGCCTGGAAGAGCATGGTCAAGGCAGTGGCCCTGTATCGCGACGGCTCGAAGTTGAGCCAGCCGTTATCGGCCTCAACGGATAGCGGCAAGGCCATCGAAGCCTCGTCGGAGATTTTATCGATTGCGGAGAAGACCACAGAACGAGTGTTGGTGCGGTACCTGGCAAAGCGCCGACCTCTCCCGGCCAGACGCAACGGGTACACGCAGAAAGCTGTCGTCGGGGGTCACAAGCTCTACTTACGCACTGGTGAGTATGAGGATGGTACTTGCGGGGAAATCTTTCTCGATATGCACAAAGAAGGGGCTGCCTTCCGGAGCCTCATGAACTGTTTTGCCATAGCAATTTCACTGGGCCTCCAACATGGCGTCCCGCTGGAGGAGTTCGTCGAAGCATTCGTATTTACCCGTTTCGAGCCAAACGGACCGGTTAAATTGAACGACCGTATCAAAATGTCGACGTCGATCATCGATTATATCTTCCGAGAGCTTGCCGTGACCTATCTTGACCGCTATGACTTGGCGCAGGTTCAGGAAGATGACCTGAGAATGGATTCCGTCAAGATGGACGAGCAAGATCCTGAATGTGTCGATGAGGAGGCCACTCCAGAAACGCTGGCTTCTACCTCAATCAGCACCGAAGTATTTCCCTCACGACGTGGAGCGATACCGCGCCATAAGAGCAATGGCAATGGACAGGGCGAGATGATGCAAACGGTCAAACTGAAACGTGAAACGCTGACCTTGACCGCCATCCAAATGGCGCGCCAAAAGGGCTACGAGGGAGACCCCTGCTCCGAGTGTAAGCAGTTCACGATGGTAAGAAACGGAACCTGTCTCAAGTGTGAAACTTGTGGCGCTACGAGCGGCTGTTCGTAA
- a CDS encoding septal ring lytic transglycosylase RlpA family protein — protein sequence MPTKFFCRLLDISRSAAATWSRCSALLLIPLMVGALAACSGTPKPSYFPGYPVGFVEHGVASWYGPGFHGNKTANGERYDMHQLTAAHRTLPFGSIAVVRSVNTGRQVTVRINDRGPFARNRVLDLSLAGARELGMTGAGTDKVELRVVGYQGRASDMGVLRVQIGSFSDQQNAINLLERTRHLYSGGRVQTVDLPEGRRYRVQIGQFAREAQAEVAASYFESSLGLQAYVFRDDS from the coding sequence ATGCCAACAAAGTTCTTCTGCCGTCTGCTGGACATATCACGCAGCGCTGCGGCCACCTGGTCTCGCTGCTCAGCCCTTCTTCTCATACCCCTCATGGTCGGTGCCCTGGCTGCTTGCAGCGGTACTCCCAAACCTAGCTATTTCCCCGGCTATCCTGTTGGATTCGTCGAGCATGGTGTTGCCTCATGGTATGGCCCGGGATTTCATGGGAATAAGACGGCAAATGGAGAGCGGTATGACATGCATCAGCTCACGGCAGCTCACCGGACTCTGCCATTCGGCTCGATTGCTGTAGTTCGATCCGTGAATACCGGCCGTCAGGTGACCGTCCGTATCAACGATCGTGGCCCCTTCGCCAGAAATCGAGTCCTCGACCTCTCGCTCGCTGGCGCACGCGAGCTGGGGATGACAGGGGCTGGAACCGATAAGGTTGAGTTACGAGTGGTCGGGTATCAAGGGCGGGCTTCTGATATGGGGGTCTTGCGAGTGCAAATCGGGTCATTTTCTGATCAGCAAAATGCCATCAATCTCTTGGAACGAACGAGACACCTCTACTCAGGCGGCAGGGTTCAGACCGTCGATCTTCCAGAGGGCAGGCGTTATCGAGTTCAGATCGGTCAGTTTGCTAGGGAGGCCCAGGCAGAAGTGGCTGCGTCCTATTTCGAATCCTCCCTCGGGCTCCAGGCCTATGTATTTCGCGATGACTCGTAA